The proteins below come from a single Papaver somniferum cultivar HN1 chromosome 11, ASM357369v1, whole genome shotgun sequence genomic window:
- the LOC113321207 gene encoding ATP-dependent RNA helicase DBP2-like produces the protein MNLPFQWGDRHGRFPYFHGVAGEDRIIIESYPTMDRLDINKVCLYSYDWKKKTSTKKAKDGVVSELSSVSLYSGLAFVSLFRSFAESLWPVRDHQFRHRQKTEKARLRLNVNVTAALDSAPAPAPIESFTNMCLHESIMKDISFHKYSTPTSIQAQAMPVALNGRDLLCCAETGSGKTAAFAIPMIQHSVRRGDGPLALVLAPTREHAQQIEKEVKAFSRSLESFRTATVVGGTNMAEQKSELRAGVNIVVATPERLIDHLQQGNTCLSRISFVVMDEADILLDMGFEPQIREVMRNVPIKRQTLLFSATMPVEIEALAQKYLSDPVQVKVGKVQESEKVNMEDLH, from the exons ATGAACTTACCTTTTCAGTGGGGCGACAGGCATGGTAGATTCCCTTACTTCCATGGTGTTGCAGGAGAAGACCGGATTATTATAGAATCCTACCCAACTATGGACAGATTAGATATAAACAAAGTCTGTCTATATTCTTATGATTGGAAAAAGAAGACGTCAACAAAAAAGGCCAAAGATGGTGTGGTTTCGGAGTTAAGTTCGGTTTCCTTATATTCGGGATTAGCTTTTGTTTCCTTATTTAGATCTTTTGCAGAAAGCCTCTGGCCTGTTCGAGACCACCAATTCAGACACCGCCAAAAA ACTGAAAAGGCTCGTTTGCGGCTAAATGTTAATGTTACTGCTGCACTGGATTCTGCTCCTGCACCTGCTCCAATTGAATCTTTTACGAATATG TGTCTGCATGAAAGTATCATGAAAGATATATCGTTCCACAAGTACTCTACACCGACATCTATCCAGGCCCAAGCTATGCCAGTTGCTCTTAATGGAAGGGATCTTTTGTGTTGTGCAGAGACTGGGAGTGGTAAAACTGCTGCTTTCGCTATTCCAATGATTCAG CATTCTGTTCGGCGAGGTGATGGTCCTCTTGCGTTAGTGTTGGCACCTACGAGAGAACATGCCCAACAGATAGAGAAAGAG GTTAAGGCCTTCAGTAGATCTCTGGAGTCCTTCAGAACTGCTACTGTTGTGGGTGGAACAAATATGGCAGAGCAG AAGTCTGAGTTGCGAGCGGGAGTAAATATTGTGGTTGCCACACCTGAAAGACTTATTGACCATTTGCAACAAGGGAACACCTGCCTCTCTAGGATCTCATTTGTTGTTATGGATGAGGCTGACATACTGTTGGACATGGGGTTTGAGCCGCAGATAAGAGAG GTGATGCGGAATGTTCCCATAAAACGCCAAACGTTGCTGTTTAGTGCAACAATGCCAGTAGAAATTGAAGCCCTTGCGCAG AAGTACCTTAGTGACCCAGTGCAAGTGAAGGTTGGAAAGGTTCAGGAGAGTGAGAAG GTTAATATGGAGGACTTGCATTAA